Proteins encoded in a region of the Quercus lobata isolate SW786 chromosome 8, ValleyOak3.0 Primary Assembly, whole genome shotgun sequence genome:
- the LOC115958459 gene encoding histone deacetylase complex subunit SAP18, translated as MAGIGEGQRRQGGRPQGPPPRAQFPPRPRFEPVDREKTCPLLLRVFTKIGGHHGDEDFAVRGKEPKDEVQIYTWKDATLRELTDLVKEVAPAARRKSARLSFAFVYPDNNGRFKVKEVGMTYSYGNGRLDDSKTLAELRFQIGDYLDVAIL; from the exons atggcaGGAATAGGAGAAGGACAAAGGAGACAAGGAGGGAGACCACAGGGCCCACCTCCAAGGGCCCAGTTTCCTCCTCGCCCTCGCTTCGAACCCGTTGATCGCGAAAAG ACTTGTCCATTGTTGCTTCGCGTTTTCACCAAG ATTGGGGGTCATCATGGTGATGAAGACTTTGCAGTGAGAGGCAAGGAGCCCAAGGATGAAGTTCAAATCTATACCTGGAAGGATGCGACTCTTCGCGAGCTAACTGATTTG GTCAAAGAGGTAGCTCCAGCTGCAAGGAGAAAAAGTGCAAGATTATCATTTGCTTTTGTATATCCTGATAACAACGGCCGTTTTAAAGTGAAAGAA GTGGGAATGACGTATTCTTATGGAAATGGAAGATTGGATGACAGCAAGACATTGGCTGAACTTCGCTTTCAG ATTGGAGATTACTTGGATGTTGCTATTCTCTAG
- the LOC115958458 gene encoding polygalacturonate 4-alpha-galacturonosyltransferase, protein MAMKRGLSGASVHRNRGGGSGFPLAILLFFAVLVPFIFFVRRGLHATDRDDLSTDPIKQNVDWRERLALQNVKSLFTKKAMDVIASRTSDMGPLSLDIFKKNNLSASWKVIGAKTSVVDSDSYEPNREAADVRKETPKGKRHKFSDDRAQFIAKPADLARRQLREKRREKRASELVKQDDEAIVKFENAAIERSKSVDSAVLGKYSIWRKENENENSDSTVRLMRDQIIMAKVYLSIAKMKKKGDLYQQLEAHLKQSQRALGDANADADLHSSAPAKIKDMGQLLSKAREQLYDCKLVTKKLRAMLQSADEQVRSLKKQSTFLSQLAAKTLPNAIHCLSLRLTIDYNLLPPEKRKFPRSENLENPNLYHYALFSDNVLAASVVVNSTIMNAKDSSKHVFHLVTDKLNFGAMNMWFLLNPPGKATIHVENVDEFKWLNSSYCPVLRQLESAAMKEYYFKAGHPTTLSSGAANLKYRNPKYLSMLNHLRFYLPQVYPKLDKILFLDDDIVVQKDLTGLWSVNLQGKVNGAVETCGESFHRFDKYLNFTNPHISRNFDPNACGWAYGMNIFDLEEWKKRDITGIYHKWQNMNEDRVLWKLGTLPPGLITFYGLTHPLEKSWHVLGLGYNPSVDRTEIDNAAVIHYNGNMKPWLELAMTRYRSYWTKYIKYDHPYLHRCKLSE, encoded by the exons ATGGCGATGAAGCGAGGACTGTCAGGTGCGAGCGTCCACAGGAACAGAGGCGGTGGATCTGGATTCCCTTTAGCAATTCTCCTCTTCTTCGCGGTCCTCGtccctttcattttctttgttcgACGAGGTCTCCACGCCACTG ATCGAGATGATCTTTCAACTGATCCAATTAAACAG AATGTGGATTGGAGAGAAAGGTTGGCACTGCAAAATGTAAAATCTCTTTTCACAAAGAAG GCCATGGATGTTATCGCTTCCCGCACAAGTGACATGGGGCCTCTGAGTCttgatatttttaagaaaaacaactTGTCTGCTTCATGGAAAGTCATTGGTGCAAAGACTTCAGTTGTTGACAGTGACTCTTATGAG CCAAACCGAGAGGCTGCAGATGTTAGAAAAGAAACACCTAAAGGCAAAAGGCACAAATTTTCAG ATGATCGTGCTCAATTTATCGCTAAACCTGCAGACCTAGCCCGGAGG CAATTGCGTGAGAAAAGACGTGAAAAGCGTGCATCTGAATTGGTAAAACAGGATGATGAAGCAATTGTAAAGTTTGAAAATGCAGCCATTGAACGTTCCAAATCAGTTGACTCTGCTGTTCTGGGAAAATACAGCATATGGAGGAAAGAAAACGAAAATGAGAACTCTGATTCAACAGTACGCTTGATGCGGGATCAAATCATAATGGCAAAGGTCTATTTAAGCATTgcgaagatgaagaagaagggTGACTTGTACCAACAACTAGAGGCTCACCTTAAACAGAGCCAGCGGGCTTTAGGAGACGCCAATGCTGATGCTGATCTACATAGCAG TGCACCTGCGAAAATCAAAGATATGGGCCAACTTCTGTCAAAAGCAAGAGAGCAACTGTATGACTGCAAGTTGGTGACTAAGAAGCTGAGAGCAATGCTTCAGTCAGCAGATGAACAAGTTAGAAGCTTGAAAAAGCAGAGTACATTCTTGAGTCAGTTAGCTGCCAAGACCCTTCCAAATGCAATCCACTGCTTATCTCTGCGCTTAACCATAGATTACAACCTCCTTCCTCCAGAAAAGCGGAAGTTCCCCAGAAGTGAGAATTTGGAGAATCCAAATCTTTATCATTATGCCCTCTTCTCAGACAATGTCTTGGCTGCATCGGTTGTTGTCAACTCAACTATTATGAATGCCAAG GACTCTTCAAAACATGTTTTCCATCTTGTCACTGATAAACTCAATTTTGGAGCCATGAATATGTGGTTTCTGTTGAATCCTCCTGGAAAAGCCACAATCCATGTTGAAAATGTTGATGAATTTAAGTGGCTTAATTCATCTTATTGCCCTGTTCTTCGTCAACTTGAGTCTGCTGCAATGAAAGAGTATTATTTCAAGGCTGGCCATCCAACCACTCTTTCATCTGGTGCTGCTAATCTAAAGTACAGGAACCCGAAGTATCTATCAATGCTTAACCATCTGAGGTTCTATCTACCACAGGTTTATCCAAAGTTAGATAAGATCCTGTTTCTTGACGATGACATTGTTGTCCAGAAAGACTTGACTGGACTGTGGTCTGTGAATCTCCAAGGCAAGGTTAATGGGGCGGTGGAGACCTGTGGTGAGAGCTTTCACCGTTTTGACAAGTACCTTAACTTTACAAATCCTCatatttcaagaaactttgATCCAAATGCATGCGGGTGGGCGTATGGGATGAACATTTTTGATCTTGAGGAGTGGAAAAAGAGGGATATTACTGGCATATATCACAAGTGGCAGAACATG AATGAAGATAGGGTACTTTGGAAGCTTGGGACATTACCTCCGGGATTAATTACATTTTATGGGCTGACACATCCTCTTGAGAAGTCATGGCATGTGCTTGGTTTGGGTTACAATCCAAGCGTTGATCGTACAGAGATTGATAATGCTGCAGTGATACACTATAATGGCAACATGAAACCCTGGCTGGAGTTGGCAATGACAAGATATCGTTCTTACTGGACTAAGTACATTAAATATGATCATCCCTACCTTCACAGGTGCAAATTAAGTGAATGA